A region from the Acidobacteriota bacterium genome encodes:
- the amrB gene encoding AmmeMemoRadiSam system protein B, with the protein MIAFASAIAGATIRPAAVAGGFYSDDPERLRAEVERMLDVPEASVGARALVVPHAGHFYSGAVAGRAFAAIDAEGLRRVVLIGPSHHRSFTGAALPARGIQAFETPLGAVPVDVAAVESLRKNEDFAGPSAAHGPEHCLEVELPFLQVLAPDAAIVPILIGNGTDSETARRLARALVPLMDEGSVIVASSDFTHYGRNYGWTPFSGPGLAEKLVRLGGVTAGRLAAIDPAGFRHQVEVSGDTVCGARPLVVLAELLSHAFDGRGEVLDVTTSGHRTGSWESSVTYAA; encoded by the coding sequence ATGATTGCGTTCGCGTCGGCGATCGCGGGTGCCACGATCCGGCCGGCTGCTGTAGCCGGAGGCTTCTACTCGGATGATCCGGAGCGGCTTCGCGCCGAGGTCGAACGGATGCTCGATGTGCCAGAGGCGTCGGTCGGTGCGAGAGCATTGGTCGTGCCTCACGCCGGTCACTTCTATTCCGGTGCCGTGGCCGGCAGAGCATTCGCGGCCATTGATGCTGAGGGCCTGCGGAGAGTGGTTCTGATCGGGCCTTCCCATCACCGCTCTTTCACCGGTGCCGCGCTACCAGCGCGCGGCATCCAGGCGTTCGAGACTCCGCTGGGTGCAGTGCCGGTGGATGTTGCTGCAGTGGAGTCCTTGAGGAAGAATGAGGACTTCGCTGGGCCCTCCGCGGCGCACGGCCCGGAGCACTGCCTCGAGGTCGAGCTGCCGTTCCTCCAGGTACTGGCACCCGATGCAGCGATCGTGCCGATTTTAATAGGCAACGGGACCGACTCGGAGACCGCGCGACGGTTGGCCAGGGCGTTGGTGCCTCTGATGGATGAGGGATCCGTGATTGTCGCCTCCTCGGATTTCACCCACTATGGCCGCAACTACGGATGGACTCCGTTTTCGGGACCGGGCCTCGCGGAAAAACTCGTGCGCCTCGGTGGAGTGACAGCAGGGCGCCTCGCCGCGATCGACCCTGCAGGGTTCAGGCACCAGGTTGAAGTCAGCGGCGATACGGTCTGTGGAGCCCGCCCTCTGGTGGTTCTCGCGGAGCTCTTGAGCCATGCATTCGACGGACGCGGAGAGGTCCTCGACGTCACGACCTCCGGCCATCGGACCGGCAGCTGGGAAAGCTCGGTGACGTATGCTGCAAT